In Treponema denticola, one genomic interval encodes:
- a CDS encoding lipopolysaccharide biosynthesis protein, which translates to MDAQENNNDEISLIDLFAVLLEYKKLIIFTTFFAAVFIFSYSLISVKLPPEKSYMPNVYRPKALMLINDANSQGGGLAGKLASSGLGSLAGLMGASASGGQTYSRLAIFLSTTNSFLDNIVDEFNLIEKYKIKNHLRAESRKILTGKLKIKFDDKTGVLEIGFEDIDPEFAKQVVMHCVKYYEDKFTDLGLDRDKIEKDNLEKSIKNVLAEIDSITEKLKRLETASMNIYGSNIPSVGIDAEKLNLELTAQKNIYAQLKAQYEMIKIKINSNTPILQILEYPEIPDQKSGPSRGKLSIIFTFAAFFFSIFLAFLLNAISNIKKDPETMAKLRGNKNEKK; encoded by the coding sequence ATGGATGCTCAAGAAAACAATAATGATGAAATAAGTTTAATTGACTTATTTGCCGTATTATTAGAATATAAGAAACTTATAATATTTACTACCTTTTTTGCTGCAGTTTTTATTTTTAGCTATTCTTTGATTTCTGTAAAACTGCCGCCTGAAAAATCTTATATGCCGAATGTTTATAGGCCTAAGGCCTTGATGTTGATAAATGATGCAAATTCGCAAGGGGGCGGTTTAGCCGGAAAACTAGCTTCAAGCGGATTAGGGAGTCTTGCAGGTTTAATGGGGGCTTCTGCTAGCGGAGGACAAACTTATAGCCGTTTAGCTATTTTTTTATCGACAACCAATTCTTTTTTGGATAACATAGTAGATGAATTTAATTTAATCGAAAAGTACAAAATAAAAAATCATTTAAGGGCCGAAAGCCGGAAAATCTTAACAGGAAAGTTAAAAATCAAGTTTGATGATAAGACCGGAGTCTTAGAAATAGGTTTTGAGGATATAGATCCGGAATTTGCAAAACAAGTGGTAATGCATTGTGTAAAATACTATGAGGATAAATTTACCGATCTTGGTTTGGATAGAGATAAAATAGAAAAAGATAACCTTGAAAAAAGTATAAAAAATGTTTTAGCAGAAATAGATAGTATTACTGAAAAATTAAAAAGACTTGAAACAGCTTCTATGAATATTTACGGCTCAAACATTCCTTCTGTAGGTATTGATGCAGAAAAATTAAATCTTGAACTGACTGCGCAAAAAAACATATATGCCCAATTAAAGGCTCAGTATGAAATGATCAAAATAAAGATCAACAGTAATACGCCGATATTACAAATTTTGGAATACCCTGAGATACCGGATCAAAAGTCGGGCCCAAGCCGAGGAAAGCTGTCCATTATATTTACTTTTGCTGCCTTTTTCTTTTCGATATTTTTAGCTTTTTTACTTAATGCAATAAGCAATATAAAAAAAGATCCTGAAACAATGGCAAAACTAAGAGGAAATAAAAATGAAAAAAAATAG
- a CDS encoding polysaccharide biosynthesis/export family protein codes for MKKNRLAFLVLLFVQIMIFAQDSKNTDESILTKIKEGAYIAMSDPNYLVTAGDVYGLSYAMGGKIVNINLIVDISYNVKILNLATINVNGLTFSQFKRQVEDIIRKNYPLSGAQLLMIKPSVFKVIIKGEVLKVAEVEASALTRLSNVIQNSFTEYSSTRNIEIVSLNGKKRSYDLFMAYRNGDFSQDPFLRPGDIIIIKRLGRKVKITGSVERPGTYELLENENIKELIEIYGGGLREFTDVSKLTVTRNNKTEEFPIGSFFKIENAEKMEPFKLQNNDIVHIPNEAEFKSSIILEAGADVTSIPFIEGADLLSVVRAYRSKFSSLSDTKNAYLMRNGEKIYTNFNRIFYDRDYNELIALEKNDIISVPVLQQTVVVIGAVLRPGSYPYVPGKTYEYYIALAGGFDLQRNAISSVKIRDAADKKMNKKDYILPGSIITASSNAFLYNVMPYITFIGTIVTIIGGIFTIIDKLK; via the coding sequence ATGAAAAAAAATAGATTAGCTTTTTTAGTTTTGCTTTTTGTGCAAATTATGATTTTTGCTCAAGACTCAAAAAATACGGACGAGTCGATTTTGACAAAAATAAAAGAAGGCGCCTATATTGCCATGTCTGATCCAAACTATTTAGTTACAGCCGGAGATGTTTACGGCCTTTCCTATGCTATGGGAGGTAAGATTGTCAATATAAATTTAATCGTCGATATTTCTTATAATGTGAAGATATTAAATCTGGCAACAATAAACGTAAACGGTCTTACCTTTTCGCAATTTAAAAGACAGGTTGAGGATATTATAAGAAAAAATTATCCTTTAAGCGGGGCTCAATTGCTTATGATAAAGCCTTCGGTATTTAAGGTGATAATAAAGGGTGAAGTATTAAAAGTTGCCGAGGTTGAGGCAAGCGCTCTTACAAGATTGTCCAATGTTATACAAAACTCTTTTACGGAATATTCTTCTACCAGAAATATCGAAATAGTATCTTTGAATGGAAAAAAAAGAAGCTATGATCTTTTTATGGCTTATAGAAATGGAGATTTCTCTCAAGATCCCTTTTTACGTCCCGGTGACATAATTATTATAAAACGCCTGGGCAGAAAGGTAAAAATTACGGGAAGCGTTGAAAGACCGGGAACTTATGAACTTTTAGAAAATGAAAATATAAAAGAACTGATTGAAATTTATGGCGGCGGGTTAAGGGAATTCACGGATGTTTCAAAACTTACCGTAACGAGGAATAATAAGACCGAAGAATTCCCGATAGGCAGTTTTTTTAAAATTGAAAACGCAGAAAAGATGGAACCTTTTAAGCTTCAAAATAATGATATTGTGCATATTCCGAATGAGGCGGAATTTAAATCATCAATTATTTTGGAAGCAGGAGCAGATGTTACATCTATTCCTTTTATAGAGGGAGCAGACTTATTATCGGTAGTCAGAGCATATAGGAGCAAATTTTCTTCTCTGTCAGATACAAAAAATGCCTATTTAATGAGGAATGGTGAAAAAATATATACTAATTTTAATAGAATTTTTTATGATAGAGATTATAATGAATTAATTGCTTTAGAAAAAAATGACATTATTTCTGTTCCCGTTTTACAGCAAACCGTAGTAGTTATAGGAGCTGTTCTTAGGCCCGGCTCTTACCCCTACGTTCCCGGAAAGACCTATGAGTATTATATTGCTTTGGCAGGCGGTTTTGATTTACAGAGAAATGCTATATCGTCAGTAAAGATTAGAGATGCTGCCGATAAAAAAATGAATAAAAAGGATTATATTCTTCCAGGTTCCATAATCACTGCAAGTTCCAATGCTTTTTTATATAATGTAATGCCATATATAACCTTTATTGGAACTATTGTTACAATAATTGGCGGTATTTTCACAATAATAGATAAATTAAAGTAA
- the pta gene encoding phosphate acetyltransferase gives MSFVDEMKRKAKMYANRLVLPEGTEERTLKAARSIVDEKLVSELFLIGSDDAVSAAASKAGVKLDGIKIIDPKKSEWLDSFAESYYEKRKAKGMTLEQAKIEMSAELGFAAMMLVQDKADAMVAGALNTTADVLRAGLKVIGTLPGMKTASSCFLMDTKNPKLGANGVFIFSDCAVIPTPSSEQLADIACSAAMSCRTFAGVEPIVAMLSFSTKGSGGDKDENILRVREAVKILEERKPDFVFDGEIQLDCAIVPSVMQKKAADSPVKGQANTLIFPDLGAGNIGYKLVQRIAGAEALGPFLQGFAKPISDLSRGCSVDDIITTSAVTLVQAGRK, from the coding sequence ATGAGTTTTGTAGATGAAATGAAAAGAAAGGCAAAGATGTATGCTAACCGCCTTGTTTTGCCTGAAGGTACTGAAGAGAGGACTCTCAAAGCAGCCCGATCTATCGTAGATGAAAAATTGGTATCGGAGCTTTTTTTAATCGGTTCCGATGATGCTGTTTCTGCAGCGGCTTCTAAGGCAGGGGTAAAACTTGACGGTATCAAGATAATCGATCCGAAAAAATCGGAATGGCTCGATTCCTTTGCCGAAAGCTATTATGAAAAACGGAAGGCCAAGGGAATGACCCTTGAACAGGCTAAAATAGAAATGAGTGCAGAGCTGGGCTTTGCAGCGATGATGTTGGTTCAAGATAAGGCAGATGCAATGGTTGCAGGAGCCTTAAACACAACAGCCGATGTACTCCGTGCAGGCTTAAAAGTTATCGGAACTCTTCCGGGAATGAAAACCGCTTCTTCTTGCTTTTTGATGGACACAAAAAATCCCAAACTCGGAGCAAACGGAGTCTTTATCTTTTCGGACTGTGCCGTAATTCCGACTCCCAGCTCTGAACAGTTAGCCGACATTGCCTGCTCCGCAGCTATGAGCTGCCGAACCTTTGCCGGGGTTGAGCCCATTGTTGCAATGCTATCCTTTTCTACCAAGGGATCGGGCGGCGACAAAGATGAAAATATTTTACGCGTCCGCGAAGCTGTAAAAATCTTAGAGGAAAGAAAACCCGATTTTGTCTTTGACGGAGAAATCCAGTTGGATTGTGCCATAGTTCCTTCCGTTATGCAAAAGAAAGCGGCCGACTCTCCCGTAAAAGGGCAGGCCAATACCCTGATTTTCCCCGACCTCGGAGCCGGAAACATAGGATATAAGCTGGTACAGAGAATTGCCGGAGCAGAAGCCCTCGGCCCCTTCCTCCAAGGCTTTGCAAAGCCCATATCCGACCTTTCCAGAGGCTGCTCGGTAGACGACATAATCACCACCTCGGCTGTAACCTTGGTTCAAGCCGGAAGAAAATAA
- a CDS encoding tetratricopeptide repeat protein, with protein sequence MAKSVNALINEAIEAGKKRDYKTSILILEKLAAEGLAEVSSPFYGEKKGNPEIYLYLSRAWAAVNNYGRAIAYGKAYIKRCSSDSASAHSDLPMGFFFLGRSYLAAGQYDRAVYCLEKSLKLNPHPLETRAMLGSAYLKWKKPRLARETFEEALKFAPSDTKLNAGYLNSLFVEGIYELRNGNADMARQMFSFAIKNGIDGVAPRLYLAHALKMEGYLPEALGQYEAACEFEPDDPALKWYPAMIKMQLGDTAAAAEDFAKLGIEIPDDGISDRFFAMGVIKKHMERGDYSRAAVAARIFIKTFGSDAEIRLLAAEAQRSMGNTNAALGHYKCAIEHEPENPYPYYGIMLALQEAYRWEELSAAILRAEASGVCDADDIYYYKIITAAHIDNPPEEVLPHLQALVQNGRADSAIFNAMGCCYIKLNMPDLALRWYEKTLDMNEKDEEAKIGIIASYENLQLNKEADEAYGAYLKEWGKNIYIRRDYVLFLEKCERWEDAGNQLEILMSQSGKVNFDPELALFRRKAGQYQKAAILYRKMLRAKPEERLLLHNLVFCLDKIGQSKTALELLKAAEKMFGTKTDTLLIKGILQMRLKKKEEAIKIFQYILEKEPKNQHAAAFLQKAYS encoded by the coding sequence ATGGCTAAGTCTGTAAATGCGCTTATAAATGAAGCTATTGAAGCCGGAAAAAAACGCGACTATAAGACTTCAATTTTAATCTTAGAAAAGTTAGCCGCAGAAGGCTTAGCCGAAGTATCTTCTCCCTTTTACGGTGAAAAAAAGGGAAATCCCGAAATATATTTATACCTTTCAAGGGCTTGGGCTGCCGTAAACAATTACGGCAGAGCCATAGCCTATGGTAAGGCCTATATTAAAAGATGTTCATCGGATTCTGCCTCCGCTCATTCGGACTTACCTATGGGCTTCTTTTTTTTGGGCCGCTCATATTTGGCGGCGGGGCAGTATGACAGAGCCGTTTATTGTCTTGAAAAAAGCTTAAAGCTCAATCCCCATCCTCTTGAAACAAGGGCAATGCTCGGTTCTGCCTATCTAAAATGGAAAAAGCCCCGCCTTGCCAGAGAAACATTTGAAGAGGCCTTAAAGTTTGCTCCCTCGGATACAAAGCTGAATGCCGGATACTTAAATTCTCTTTTTGTTGAAGGAATTTATGAATTAAGAAACGGCAATGCAGATATGGCTCGCCAAATGTTCAGCTTTGCAATAAAAAACGGCATAGACGGAGTTGCTCCTCGCCTCTATCTTGCTCATGCCCTAAAAATGGAGGGCTACCTTCCGGAGGCTCTAGGCCAATACGAAGCTGCCTGCGAATTCGAGCCCGATGATCCCGCCCTAAAGTGGTATCCTGCAATGATTAAGATGCAGCTGGGCGATACAGCTGCTGCTGCAGAAGATTTTGCAAAACTGGGTATCGAGATTCCCGATGACGGAATTTCGGACCGTTTTTTTGCAATGGGCGTTATCAAAAAGCATATGGAGCGGGGCGATTACTCAAGAGCCGCCGTTGCTGCCCGCATCTTTATTAAGACCTTTGGAAGCGATGCCGAAATACGCCTTCTCGCTGCCGAAGCTCAGCGCTCTATGGGCAACACTAATGCGGCCTTAGGACATTATAAATGTGCAATAGAACACGAGCCTGAAAATCCTTATCCTTATTACGGCATAATGCTCGCCCTTCAAGAAGCATACCGCTGGGAGGAACTTAGTGCTGCAATCCTGCGGGCCGAAGCAAGCGGAGTTTGCGATGCCGACGATATTTATTATTATAAAATAATCACCGCCGCCCATATAGATAACCCTCCCGAAGAGGTCTTGCCTCATCTTCAAGCCCTTGTCCAAAACGGAAGAGCCGATTCGGCTATCTTTAATGCTATGGGCTGCTGCTATATAAAACTGAACATGCCCGATTTAGCTCTTAGATGGTACGAAAAAACCTTGGATATGAATGAAAAAGATGAAGAAGCTAAAATAGGAATTATCGCTTCTTACGAAAATTTGCAGTTAAATAAGGAAGCAGATGAAGCTTATGGGGCATATCTAAAAGAATGGGGAAAGAATATCTACATAAGACGGGACTATGTACTATTCTTAGAAAAATGTGAGCGTTGGGAAGATGCCGGCAATCAGCTTGAAATTTTAATGAGCCAAAGCGGAAAAGTTAATTTTGACCCTGAGCTTGCCTTGTTCCGCAGAAAAGCCGGACAATACCAAAAAGCCGCTATTCTTTACAGAAAAATGCTTAGAGCTAAACCTGAAGAAAGGCTTTTATTACATAACCTCGTATTCTGCCTTGATAAGATCGGCCAAAGCAAGACTGCTCTTGAATTGCTTAAGGCAGCAGAAAAAATGTTCGGAACTAAGACTGATACCCTTCTTATAAAGGGCATCCTTCAAATGCGCTTAAAAAAGAAAGAAGAAGCTATAAAAATATTTCAATATATATTGGAAAAAGAACCGAAAAATCAACATGCTGCTGCCTTTTTACAAAAGGCCTACAGCTAA
- the sufC gene encoding Fe-S cluster assembly ATPase SufC, whose protein sequence is MKLLDIQGLQMSVDEKQILKNLNLSINKGEVHVVMGPNGAGKSTLAAAIVGNPRYTIDAGKIFFEDELINDVPVYERARKGIFLSFQIPEEVPGLKIEEFLRASKEAVTGEKIPMIKFHKLLSDTMKQLKINPAYANRSLNVGFSGGEKKKNEILQLAVLNPKLAILDETDSGLDIDATKTVFESVSKIRTPDMGILIITHHNKVLDYIKPDFVHILVDGTIVKTGRLELVEYIEKNGYENIKESL, encoded by the coding sequence ATGAAATTATTAGATATACAAGGACTTCAAATGTCGGTTGACGAGAAGCAGATTCTTAAAAACCTTAATTTGAGTATAAACAAGGGTGAGGTTCATGTGGTCATGGGCCCGAACGGAGCCGGAAAATCCACATTGGCGGCTGCCATAGTAGGGAATCCTCGATACACAATCGATGCAGGTAAAATCTTCTTTGAAGATGAACTTATAAATGATGTTCCTGTTTATGAGCGGGCTCGAAAAGGTATCTTTCTTTCTTTTCAAATACCTGAAGAGGTGCCGGGCCTAAAAATAGAAGAGTTTTTGCGTGCTTCAAAAGAAGCCGTAACCGGCGAAAAAATCCCTATGATAAAATTTCATAAACTTTTATCGGACACAATGAAGCAGCTTAAAATCAACCCTGCATATGCAAACCGCAGCTTAAATGTCGGCTTTTCGGGCGGCGAAAAAAAGAAAAACGAAATCTTACAGCTTGCCGTTTTAAACCCGAAGCTCGCAATCCTTGATGAAACGGATTCGGGACTGGATATTGACGCTACAAAGACTGTCTTTGAAAGTGTTTCTAAAATACGCACCCCCGATATGGGAATTTTAATAATTACCCATCATAACAAAGTTTTAGATTATATAAAGCCCGATTTTGTACACATTCTTGTGGACGGCACTATTGTCAAAACAGGCCGTCTGGAACTGGTAGAATATATCGAAAAGAACGGGTACGAAAACATAAAAGAAAGCCTATGA
- the sufB gene encoding Fe-S cluster assembly protein SufB yields the protein MSKAINQTTDKAPEDAALFQERKRTFVSDIERGVYDIKDSIDYKYSTGLGLNEEVVKKISARKNEPEWMLDLRLKSLAYFNARPMPDWGADISDLDIQEIIHYIVSDTKPLAETWDDVPEEIKKTFDRLGIPEAERSSLAGVGAQYDSEVVYHSLKEELEKQGVVYLDMETAVRKYEDIVKKHFMQLIKPNDHKFAALHGAVWSGGSFVYVPKGVRVELPLQSYFRLNAQQSGQFEHTLIIVEEGAYLHFIEGCSAPKYYKNALHAGAVELYVGKKATLRYSTIENWSRNLYNLNTKRAIVEEDGAIEWVSGSFGSRVTMLYPMSILKGDRSRSEFTGVTFASEGQCLDTGTKTVHIGKNTVSEMRSRSIAKNGGEANYRGLLSIGANATGAKAVAECESLMLDDKSRSDTIPIIESHIDDVDIGHEAKIGRISESMVFYLMQRGLDEAAAKSLIIKGFVEPISKELPLEYAVELNNLITIELEGTIG from the coding sequence ATGAGTAAAGCCATAAACCAAACCACAGATAAAGCACCGGAGGATGCCGCCCTCTTTCAAGAAAGAAAACGTACATTTGTTTCGGATATAGAACGCGGAGTCTATGACATAAAGGACAGCATCGATTATAAGTATTCTACAGGACTCGGCTTAAACGAAGAAGTCGTAAAAAAAATATCCGCACGCAAAAATGAGCCTGAATGGATGCTGGACTTGCGCCTTAAATCCCTCGCATACTTTAATGCTCGACCCATGCCGGACTGGGGAGCCGATATTTCCGATTTGGATATTCAAGAGATAATCCACTACATTGTTTCCGATACAAAGCCCTTGGCCGAAACTTGGGACGATGTTCCGGAAGAAATAAAAAAGACATTTGACAGGCTCGGTATACCGGAAGCTGAACGCAGCTCCCTCGCAGGAGTTGGAGCCCAATATGACTCGGAAGTCGTTTATCACAGCCTAAAAGAAGAATTGGAAAAACAAGGTGTAGTCTACTTAGACATGGAAACAGCCGTCCGCAAGTACGAAGATATAGTAAAAAAGCATTTTATGCAGCTTATAAAGCCGAATGACCATAAATTTGCAGCCCTCCACGGTGCCGTTTGGTCGGGAGGTTCCTTTGTGTATGTTCCCAAGGGCGTAAGGGTCGAGCTTCCGCTTCAATCCTATTTTAGGCTAAATGCCCAGCAGTCGGGGCAATTTGAGCACACCCTTATAATTGTAGAAGAAGGAGCCTACCTCCATTTTATTGAAGGATGCAGTGCTCCCAAATACTATAAAAACGCCCTCCATGCAGGAGCCGTTGAGCTCTATGTAGGAAAAAAAGCAACCCTGCGTTACTCGACGATTGAAAACTGGTCGCGCAACCTATATAACTTAAACACCAAAAGGGCCATAGTTGAAGAAGACGGAGCTATTGAATGGGTTTCGGGTTCGTTCGGTTCAAGGGTTACCATGCTTTATCCTATGAGTATCTTAAAAGGCGACCGCTCCCGTTCCGAATTTACAGGGGTTACCTTCGCTTCGGAAGGGCAGTGCCTTGATACGGGAACTAAGACCGTCCACATCGGAAAAAACACCGTTTCGGAAATGCGCTCCCGCTCCATCGCAAAAAACGGCGGGGAAGCAAACTACCGAGGCCTTTTGTCCATAGGAGCAAATGCAACGGGAGCTAAGGCTGTGGCCGAATGCGAATCCCTAATGCTTGACGATAAATCCCGCTCCGATACGATTCCGATTATAGAATCCCATATCGACGATGTAGACATAGGCCATGAGGCTAAAATCGGAAGGATAAGCGAATCAATGGTGTTCTACCTTATGCAAAGAGGCTTGGATGAGGCTGCCGCAAAATCCCTTATCATCAAGGGCTTTGTAGAACCTATCTCCAAGGAACTGCCTCTGGAATATGCCGTTGAATTGAACAATCTTATTACAATCGAATTGGAAGGAACTATAGGATAG
- the sufD gene encoding Fe-S cluster assembly protein SufD — protein MSDRTYFKRLDYTKTDIPSKPFCNLNCKVNGCTKDCTEAENIEQMPIEQFLKIAPSKDIEKFFDFTKTKREKNCGLGDNYIQEVKDKRNSGIYIRVKKCEDKEKIANVLIHFTMDQANNVLYDQNLIIIEEGARAKIFFYHDVKEYDCSKADIFRNGLLSIVAEKNSQVEFIKVQNLSHCSINFETVKISAMEKAQVTLYDIQLGAKINGASTSTYMPEDWAEVQIYPLYFADKTRRIDLEQNFIINGKNSLGVITAKGALKNKAHKMFRGNIFLNRGCSKSIARFSDNTIMLDKTTAGATIPTIFCDEDDVIGEHAASFEAVNKAKLYYLMTRGFDELSAKKLLIEAAFKPVFNRIDDETIREKLLGEFSINLDEISE, from the coding sequence ATGAGTGACAGAACTTATTTTAAACGGCTTGACTACACAAAAACGGATATCCCTTCAAAGCCTTTTTGCAATTTAAACTGTAAGGTCAACGGCTGTACCAAAGACTGCACCGAAGCTGAAAATATAGAACAAATGCCGATAGAGCAATTTTTAAAAATAGCCCCTTCAAAAGATATAGAAAAATTCTTTGATTTTACGAAAACAAAACGCGAAAAAAATTGCGGCCTCGGAGATAATTATATCCAAGAAGTAAAGGATAAAAGGAATTCCGGTATTTATATAAGAGTAAAAAAATGCGAAGATAAGGAAAAGATCGCCAATGTTCTAATCCATTTTACAATGGATCAGGCCAATAATGTTCTTTATGACCAAAATCTGATTATAATTGAAGAAGGGGCAAGGGCTAAAATCTTTTTTTATCATGATGTAAAAGAATACGATTGCTCAAAGGCCGATATTTTTAGAAACGGACTTTTAAGCATAGTTGCCGAAAAAAACTCTCAAGTAGAATTTATAAAGGTACAAAACTTAAGTCACTGCAGCATTAACTTTGAAACCGTAAAAATCTCTGCTATGGAGAAGGCACAAGTTACCCTTTATGATATTCAGCTTGGAGCAAAGATAAACGGAGCTTCAACTTCTACCTATATGCCTGAGGATTGGGCCGAAGTTCAAATATACCCCCTCTATTTTGCAGATAAGACAAGGCGCATCGACTTGGAGCAAAATTTTATCATCAACGGAAAAAACTCCCTAGGTGTAATCACGGCAAAGGGTGCACTAAAGAACAAGGCTCACAAGATGTTCCGGGGCAATATCTTTTTAAACAGGGGCTGCTCAAAGTCCATTGCAAGGTTTTCGGATAACACGATTATGCTCGATAAAACTACGGCCGGAGCTACAATCCCGACAATCTTTTGCGACGAAGATGACGTTATAGGAGAGCACGCTGCGAGCTTTGAGGCGGTAAATAAGGCTAAGCTTTACTACCTTATGACCCGCGGTTTTGATGAGCTGAGTGCTAAAAAGCTCTTAATCGAGGCTGCCTTTAAACCCGTTTTTAACCGCATTGACGATGAAACGATAAGAGAAAAGCTTTTAGGCGAATTCAGTATAAATCTTGACGAGATAAGTGAATAA